One region of Demequina sp. TMPB413 genomic DNA includes:
- a CDS encoding keratin has protein sequence MPLPYRTSLRLPDDVDVIRLAEQEVQDWIEKRKKVDSSKRTGFINGAFFEPGVHDLGSGRSLAVAHSDRVEDGSRRRYLRFTESNAAGKWRVDAVAMEYADSGQPRRSLIVEAFRIDDPDGEGEVDPPGLVKQLLAEQDVQDGVTPVTAKPRLVGPEDVDIVFNAITDKARTVSVIVAGSLGPSFDEKLRSRVDSLTSKLTGAASVFVLTQDATRELNQRLPRTHAVDVGHVRTFMPRVDLGNPADGHNHRFLGPSTLARAIDGPRVRPYLQSAFAVQTRARQLSSPLPTDIRRQRRLIDAALEDVLSGAVETATEQAKATSRKEAAELEASAKPSRAEQSPYAQLRGRARRLLTRVLGKDVGQPTVEDFDAAEAEHDRLQASVEAARANAVRDRARFEDEQEARESLREDFEYQGLELVEAQEEIGRVSDELHYLRMEMLKQGLGEQAYAYVRDTTSDTPSDLSELALTLLPDTSKHVASAHIVFTGDLDQVLGAQQRDGNGLVVQRAWKAIRVLHDYARLKASKEFSGSVATYLDSDKHNGAKVPAAWHARGETPQTMEQWGDERVFPVPTSVDPTGQATMTAHFKCDSSNTFATRMHYFDDTDGSGKIYVGYIGRHRTNTQTKNA, from the coding sequence ATGCCGCTTCCGTATCGAACCTCCCTGCGCCTTCCGGATGACGTTGATGTCATTCGACTTGCCGAGCAGGAGGTCCAGGACTGGATCGAGAAGCGCAAGAAGGTTGATAGTTCGAAGCGCACAGGATTCATTAACGGCGCCTTCTTCGAGCCTGGCGTGCATGACCTCGGGAGTGGCAGGTCGCTAGCCGTAGCGCACTCGGATCGTGTCGAAGACGGCAGCCGACGCCGATACCTGCGTTTCACCGAGTCAAACGCAGCAGGCAAGTGGCGAGTCGATGCCGTGGCGATGGAGTACGCAGACTCTGGCCAGCCTCGCCGGAGTCTGATTGTTGAGGCGTTTCGGATAGACGATCCTGACGGGGAAGGCGAAGTAGATCCCCCAGGCCTGGTGAAGCAACTGCTCGCCGAGCAGGATGTGCAAGACGGTGTCACGCCCGTCACCGCCAAGCCTCGGCTAGTCGGACCAGAGGACGTTGACATCGTCTTCAACGCGATCACCGACAAGGCGCGAACCGTCTCAGTCATCGTTGCGGGCTCATTGGGTCCAAGTTTTGACGAGAAGCTCCGCAGCCGGGTTGACAGCCTGACCTCGAAGCTTACTGGCGCTGCGAGCGTTTTCGTGTTGACTCAGGACGCGACGAGGGAGTTGAACCAGCGGCTTCCCCGCACCCATGCCGTTGATGTGGGCCACGTGCGCACGTTTATGCCCCGTGTCGATCTTGGAAACCCCGCCGACGGGCACAATCACAGATTCCTCGGCCCGAGCACGCTTGCTCGAGCCATTGACGGTCCGCGAGTGAGGCCATACCTGCAATCGGCGTTTGCGGTACAGACGCGTGCACGCCAACTCTCGAGTCCGCTCCCAACCGACATACGGCGCCAGCGTCGGCTCATTGACGCCGCGCTCGAGGACGTGCTCAGCGGCGCCGTTGAAACGGCCACCGAGCAGGCCAAGGCGACAAGCAGGAAGGAAGCGGCCGAGCTCGAAGCGTCCGCCAAGCCAAGTCGAGCGGAGCAGTCGCCGTATGCGCAATTGCGAGGTCGCGCACGTCGACTACTCACGCGAGTCCTTGGCAAAGATGTGGGGCAGCCGACCGTAGAGGACTTCGACGCGGCGGAAGCCGAGCACGACCGACTACAAGCCTCAGTTGAGGCAGCGCGCGCCAACGCGGTCCGGGATCGCGCCCGATTCGAAGACGAACAAGAAGCCCGCGAGTCTCTCCGGGAAGACTTCGAGTATCAAGGTTTGGAACTCGTAGAAGCACAAGAAGAAATCGGCAGGGTCTCTGACGAACTCCACTACCTGCGGATGGAGATGCTGAAACAGGGTCTCGGGGAGCAGGCGTACGCGTATGTCCGCGATACCACCTCGGATACCCCCAGCGACCTTAGCGAACTTGCCCTCACGCTCTTGCCGGACACGAGCAAGCATGTCGCTAGCGCTCACATTGTGTTCACAGGGGACCTTGATCAAGTGTTGGGAGCACAACAGCGGGATGGCAACGGCCTCGTGGTCCAGCGTGCGTGGAAGGCAATTCGCGTTCTCCATGACTACGCGCGCCTGAAGGCGAGCAAGGAATTCTCCGGCAGTGTTGCGACGTACCTCGACAGCGACAAGCACAACGGCGCGAAGGTTCCCGCGGCTTGGCATGCTCGCGGAGAGACGCCTCAAACCATGGAGCAGTGGGGTGACGAGCGAGTCTTTCCGGTCCCGACCTCGGTTGATCCGACGGGTCAAGCGACGATGACCGCCCACTTCAAGTGCGACTCAAGCAACACCTTCGCTACTCGCATGCACTACTTCGACGACACCGATGGAAGCGGAAAGATCTATGTCGGCTATATCGGGCGGCATCGCACAAATACCCAGACGAAAAACGCGTGA
- a CDS encoding GNAT family N-acetyltransferase, with product MTQGLIAFCPFDASLPRGGFDCGNELINGWFRTQAGQQDKRHNARTHLGLATFDSRIASFFTLLTHEIALDDRKKSTFLAKRSYPVPAILIAQLAVDAHYQGQGVGRLTLAHALFCIKGLVDTVGFEAVVVDAIDEKARAFYSPFGFEPLVADGLRLVLTTRDLIRNVSTAP from the coding sequence ATGACTCAAGGCCTTATCGCGTTCTGTCCGTTCGATGCGTCGCTTCCCCGTGGCGGATTTGACTGCGGCAATGAACTCATCAATGGGTGGTTCCGCACGCAGGCGGGACAGCAAGACAAGAGGCACAACGCTCGCACGCACCTGGGCCTAGCGACCTTCGATTCGCGTATTGCCTCGTTCTTCACGCTACTGACGCACGAGATCGCGCTCGACGATCGAAAGAAATCGACCTTTCTCGCGAAGCGCAGTTACCCCGTCCCGGCCATCCTGATTGCCCAGCTTGCCGTCGACGCCCACTACCAAGGTCAGGGCGTGGGTCGTCTCACTTTGGCGCACGCGCTCTTCTGCATCAAGGGCCTAGTCGACACCGTAGGCTTCGAAGCAGTCGTCGTTGACGCGATCGATGAGAAGGCTCGGGCCTTCTACTCTCCATTCGGCTTCGAGCCACTGGTCGCGGATGGACTTCGCCTAGTGCTCACGACGAGAGATTTGATCCGCAACGTCTCGACCGCTCCTTGA
- a CDS encoding DUF1778 domain-containing protein — protein MNAPKSRINMRISEENLAIIKNAAEENGQDMTSFVLGAALDRARAVVLQAHVTRLSASEAERFEAMLEREPREIPALRELLDSARQVEYHVRDQARTQ, from the coding sequence ATGAACGCACCGAAGAGCCGCATCAACATGCGCATCAGCGAGGAGAACCTCGCCATCATCAAGAACGCAGCTGAAGAAAATGGTCAGGACATGACGTCGTTTGTGCTTGGCGCTGCGCTCGATCGCGCCCGTGCGGTGGTGTTGCAGGCACATGTCACGCGGCTGAGCGCGAGCGAAGCAGAGCGGTTTGAGGCGATGCTCGAGCGTGAGCCTCGCGAGATTCCTGCGCTGCGTGAGTTGCTCGACTCTGCGCGACAGGTCGAGTACCACGTGCGGGATCAGGCGCGTACGCAGTAG
- a CDS encoding ribbon-helix-helix protein, CopG family, translating to MTASREEQAARFAASPDAWGEPHRVHKGADAAAHGRAVLEAAGVDVEAVERRVGRPRIDGKAGRRGERSARLNVAVTDVQAALIDRLAGDGRTRSDIVREALDEYLAARG from the coding sequence ATGACCGCGAGTCGCGAAGAGCAGGCCGCGCGCTTCGCTGCATCCCCGGACGCCTGGGGTGAGCCCCACCGCGTCCACAAAGGAGCGGACGCCGCAGCGCACGGACGTGCTGTGCTTGAAGCCGCAGGTGTGGACGTCGAGGCAGTCGAGCGTCGCGTCGGCCGACCGCGCATCGACGGCAAGGCCGGTCGACGAGGCGAGCGCAGTGCGCGCCTCAACGTCGCCGTGACCGATGTGCAAGCCGCGCTTATAGACCGACTTGCAGGCGACGGGCGGACCCGCAGCGACATCGTGCGCGAAGCGCTCGACGAGTACCTCGCCGCGCGGGGGTGA
- a CDS encoding NYN domain-containing protein codes for MAEPTHDARLAVLIDADNASAQHLERLLVEIAKYGTATVRRAYGDWTSARLAKWKPELLAHSVQPIQQFAYTTGKNSTDSALIIDAMDLLHGGTVDGFCLVSSDSDFTRLAARIREQGLAAYGFGQKKTPKPFVAACTKFIYVENLGDAEEAPKPAATPEVTATKAKPAVTRTSTATKAKPALQGDTRLAKLLSEAVEASADDDGWAHLGAVGSNLSRLSSDFDSRSWGFAKLTDLLKAHPGFDVESRSPGDGKPKVSVVKRKARK; via the coding sequence ATGGCAGAACCTACGCACGACGCCCGGCTGGCTGTGTTGATCGACGCGGACAACGCGAGCGCCCAGCATCTTGAGCGGCTCCTGGTGGAGATCGCGAAGTACGGCACCGCGACCGTCCGCCGCGCCTACGGTGACTGGACGTCGGCGCGCTTAGCCAAGTGGAAGCCTGAGCTGCTCGCGCACTCGGTGCAGCCCATCCAGCAGTTCGCCTATACGACCGGCAAGAACTCCACCGATAGTGCGCTGATCATCGATGCGATGGACTTGCTCCACGGCGGCACGGTGGACGGCTTCTGCCTGGTGTCGAGCGACAGCGACTTCACGCGGCTGGCGGCGCGGATCCGCGAGCAGGGCCTCGCTGCCTACGGCTTCGGCCAGAAGAAGACGCCCAAGCCGTTTGTGGCGGCGTGCACCAAGTTCATCTACGTAGAGAACCTGGGTGACGCGGAGGAAGCGCCCAAGCCTGCCGCGACTCCCGAGGTGACGGCGACCAAGGCGAAGCCTGCGGTGACTCGCACCTCGACGGCGACAAAGGCCAAGCCAGCGCTCCAAGGCGACACGAGGCTCGCCAAGCTCCTGTCCGAGGCGGTCGAAGCATCGGCCGACGACGACGGCTGGGCTCACCTGGGAGCCGTCGGCTCCAACCTGTCGAGGCTTTCGTCAGACTTTGACTCCCGGTCGTGGGGCTTCGCCAAGCTCACCGACCTGCTCAAGGCGCACCCCGGCTTCGACGTGGAATCGCGCTCGCCGGGAGACGGGAAGCCCAAGGTCTCGGTGGTGAAGCGGAAGGCGCGGAAGTAG
- a CDS encoding sigma-70 family RNA polymerase sigma factor, which yields MLDFSPSRPASLGAYAFQELATRPTPMPDDGLSAEECLVIDNMGLARRIARRFAGSVGDPHDLGQVALLGLVKAAKRFDPDRGYPFQAFASITISGEVKRYLRDSGWAVRPPRPVQELAIAVTTALPELEQTLQHAPRSAELAEHLGVERQEVEEAIASARGAFTVSLDRLGDGGMAGEHSIEDLAEGSIAAIDIHRAVASLPERDQKVLAMRFADGRTQREIAKALNVSQMQISRTITKSLARLRAALEEPALRSDECGGRQLAG from the coding sequence GTGCTCGACTTTTCCCCTTCCCGGCCAGCGTCGCTTGGCGCGTACGCCTTCCAGGAACTCGCAACCAGGCCCACGCCGATGCCCGACGATGGGCTCAGTGCCGAGGAATGCCTCGTCATCGACAACATGGGTTTGGCGCGACGCATCGCCAGGCGCTTCGCGGGCTCGGTGGGTGATCCTCACGATCTGGGCCAGGTGGCGCTGCTCGGCCTGGTGAAGGCAGCCAAGCGATTCGACCCCGATCGCGGCTACCCGTTTCAGGCCTTCGCGTCGATCACCATCTCCGGCGAGGTCAAGAGGTACCTGCGGGATTCAGGCTGGGCGGTCCGACCGCCCCGACCCGTCCAGGAACTGGCCATCGCCGTAACGACTGCGTTGCCCGAACTAGAGCAAACGCTGCAGCATGCGCCAAGGTCGGCGGAACTTGCGGAACACCTGGGTGTGGAGCGACAGGAAGTCGAAGAAGCCATCGCGAGCGCGAGGGGTGCGTTCACCGTCAGCCTTGACCGGCTGGGGGATGGCGGGATGGCCGGGGAGCATTCGATAGAAGACCTGGCCGAGGGATCCATTGCGGCCATTGACATCCACAGGGCGGTGGCAAGCCTGCCCGAGAGGGACCAGAAGGTCCTGGCGATGCGCTTTGCGGATGGGCGTACTCAGCGGGAGATCGCGAAGGCCCTCAACGTGTCGCAAATGCAGATCTCGCGCACCATTACGAAGTCGCTTGCCCGGCTCCGGGCCGCGCTGGAGGAGCCTGCTCTGCGTTCGGATGAGTGCGGAGGACGCCAGCTGGCGGGGTAG